From the genome of Triticum aestivum cultivar Chinese Spring chromosome 1A, IWGSC CS RefSeq v2.1, whole genome shotgun sequence:
accgtttgacttgattttaaattttgaattcgaatgggattgaatcatcgtgagatttacaacagtaagagtggtgacgtggcctcattagtagaggttactgtagcttgattatccgggcgtcacaacactttagagcatgaaaactatatgctacaggaacttaacatggcaaatcaaggcatgacatgaagctactcaaagcactcaACAAAAGTCaattagtgaccttgagccaaaagggatcagaaaatacaattgcaagcatgtaagcatggcaaaaacataatcagattacagacttagtgaaaaactggagcatgcaaatctgttaacgagtaggcatgtttacgagctcgatgcactcactacagagtatgacatgacaaactaagaatacacTCATCAAGAATAtatatcatagaagctagacatgtcaagaacaacaacatagcatgcacggatcaataagaacatcctcggcaaaatcgctaacaagacaacaatctgccaggattcacgaaatagcaaaagtagagctcgattgactcaagctagggtgctccataaatgcaaacaaagacatggatggatagagcaccacaatgttaacaaatcatccttactgatcatcctcaaaagaggcacggatcactagtaaacaacatgaacataaggcatAATGACAAAAATCAGggcaaggacttagagaaattctaagtccctgaaatcagcattaccgagtacgctactttgcaagcttgtgctagtcaccataaatatcacaaaaatacatggcaagcaccactTTAaaaatggcatggcatataacaaaacacatgtagagctcaggatcatatcatgcacacaataatcatggaaaaaatgacaaaatgccatttgctgaaatagatctgacaattttatcacatagccctcttccaacagcattttgggcatcaagatgagctcaaatgaaaatgatacaatgagatgaaatgatgtactcgtcgagacgaacattttgatatgctacacgctcaaaacggagccacggatgatgAATTAGATGCGGTGAATATGGGCACATGAATCTGGAAATCTCGGGGACTTGGAGGAATTTTACCCCGCGGGAAAAGTCAACGGGTGGACGAGGTGGTGCGGGATGAGAGGATCCGGGGCGCGGGAAGGCTGTTTGGATCCGGGGATTGGTGGATCTGGTCCAGCCTCACCAGATCTGGCTGGAGTTGACTCCGGTGAGGGGCGGCCGACGACGGGGATTCCGGGCGGCGGAGCTCTTCCGGCGAACTCGCGCGGAACTGGGGCGGCGAGGTGTGCAGGAGGCGGCGCGGTGCGCGGCGGCGCACGGTGCGGCGACTGCACCGGCGAAGGGCAGCGGTGGCCGGAGCAGGCGAccacgggcggcggggcggcggcgacccgcggcggctcgggcggggcCTGGCGGCGGAGCTGTAACCGGGCGGCGGCACGAggagatgggccccgcgggcctgatccgggccgcgcgggccggcggcggggctggaggagagagagggcgacggGGTGAGGTAGCGAGGCCGGATTGGCTGAGGGTGAAGGCGGACACGTCCggtcgccgggcggacatgtccggcggcgcgaggaagagggaGGCTAGGGTTTGAGGAAAAGATCCGAAAACAAAAatgaaggggtctatttatagaggtagagggatctaggaagctccaaataaggtgcggttttcggccagcgatcgtgatcgaacgaccgaggtgATGGAGgaagtttaggtgggttttggaccactttgaaagggtgttgggctgcaacacacacgaggccttttcggtccctcggttaactgttggagtatcaaacgaagtccaaatggtacgaaacttgatagacggtctaccggtagtaaactaaggccgcatgacaagtctcggtccaatccagaaatgtttaacacccacacacgaaaagaggtagaaaggaacacCGGATGAcctaggagcgccggattgcaaaacggacaacagggaaaatgctcgaatgcatgagacgaacatgtatgcaaatgaaatgcacatgatgacatgatatgcaatgcatgacacgcaagcaatgataacgccacaacagcgaataactggagaaCACCTGGCACATCGGCCTCGAGGCGTTACATGGGTCATCTCGGCCCATCCACTGTGTGCTATCATGCTGACCTGCTCCTCGCTGGTTTGCTCCACGGCCTACGCCGCGGCCAGCTCTGCCTCTTCCGCGCCCCCTACCTCCACCCGGGGCATTCTCTGCACCCGGGCCACGGCCCGGTCCCTTGAACCAATCTGCCCTGAGGTTTTTGAAAACAAGGGCCGATGGGGGATGAATTCCCTCGCCACATTCTTTGAACAGGTGACCCAGCATACCACAGACAGCACACCAGTCGGGCAATCTCTCGTACTTGACCCTAAaaatcttccttttcttcttcaccaccaacgAGACTGCGTTCCTGAGAGGCTTCGTGACATCCACCTTCACACGCACCCTGAAAAAATTTCCCTCAAAATCCTGGGATTTCGGTTCGGCATAGACAAAATCACACACGGTTGCAGCCAGGGACTTGATCAAGGGAAAGAATAGCTCCGGGAGGTCATGAATTTGGATCCACATCTCAATCTTGTTCAAACTAATCGCTGATGGTCTAGTGATTCCATCATATGGCTCCATAACGACCGCCTTGCCCTTGAAAGTCCATGGCCCATCCTCCATTACACGCTCCCAATCACCAAGGAAAGAGAATTGTAATGTATATAGGTTATCCTCCAGTGGTCGGAATTTGACCTCTTGTGCTAGATCCCAGGCGACCCTCATATTGCGGAAGAACCAGTACTGGCTATATTGCTTCTCGATGTGCACACGAGCGATTGCCATCCAGCGGGCCGCTTCCTCCAGTATGTCGCCGTCTTCCACCACTATGTCCACCAAATCGTCCTCTTTCAGACCTAGCTCTTTCATCATTGCTTCCATGTCGTTCATCGCCGATTCAGACGCCGACGTTGAGCCCTCCATCAGATCTCTTGCCCGAGAAAAACAGCGGTTTCCGCGGGCGGGATGTTCCCTAGACCCACCTCTTATCAGCCACGATGCCGGCCGCCGGGAGGGCGTCAGTGATCGGTGGTAAAGAAGCGGGGGGGGGGGTCGCGATCTCCACAACGTGTGAGCGCCGCCGGGAGGAAGAAAAAACCCTAACGAGAGGGGATCATGTGTCCGCGTGGTCACTTGAGCGTCCTGGGAAACCGCTTGGCCCAACAGCTTCAGCGACGACGTTAGAAGCTAGCTGCAGCCTACAGCAGGAAAAACGGGCCGAGCCAAGCCAAGAATGTTGGCCCGTTCCTTTCTCGATCCGGCCTGCGGGCGGCCGGTCCAAAGGCACGGAACGGGTTCAGTCCTCGGGGGAGAAAAATCCCGGAATCGTTCGATTACCGGAAACCAGCCGTAGAATTCGGGGCAGAGGAGGCAGCCTCCCTCATAAAGAAGCCCTGAGCCCCAGCAGACGCCGTCCGTGGAGGAAGCCAATCCATTGTGGAATCTGCGCCAGCCAGGTCTTCTACTCTCTCCCACTTTTGCTTTCGCCTTTTACATTGCAGGGTTTCGACTTTCAGGGCTTGGCATGCAGTGCGACTTAGTATTGAGTTGACTTTCCTGGAGATCGTCTGCGAAACAAATCGGGTTTAATTAGGTTCTTATTGTTCATTAGTTTGATGATGACTTACCTACTGAAGCCGCCGTATATATCAACTGTCTTGTACCTCTGCACTGTGGCAATATGAATAGTGGCACAAAATTTTGTATGCCTTTATTTAGTAACTGTTTGATGAAGCTATGAGGTCGGAGTATCTTCTTCTTTGTGCCCTTACCATGGTGCGACGACCAATTTCACTTGCaggccaagaagaggaaggagctATGGGCAACTCCGGCAGCACAGGTACGTTTGCCCGCCCAATTCAACTTCAGACGGTTTATTCTGCTATAAACAAAAAGTCTGACGCGATTCACACCAATCCCTTTTAAGTAGGAGTACATGTCAGGTTAAAAATATGAGACTGTGGCTTTATTTAAACTGAGGAAGCGCTTGCCATCACCATCATGTCGATGAATCGACAAGATGACTGCATACTCGTGTGTTGAATGCAGCACCCTTTTGCAGAAACGCCATCAGTAAATTACAGTGTTGGTCCTAATGCTTGTTGTAGATCACAACCAGCAGTAGAGACTATTTATATACGAGAAAAAGGGGGGCTAAAGGGGGAGGATCCCTTTCCTTAACATTCCGCTGTTAGGTACAAGTGAGATCTCTCCGCGAATAAACTCAGATAGCATCCCAATGGCGACAATTTAAACGGGGGTGGGTGGGTTCAACAACCTTATCACTCTTGCCACTGAACTAGCGCTTAGTTCTCGCTATTTATTTTTATATGTGAGGAAAGTGGCCTCTTCAAAACAAAGAAAATAGAAGAAGAGAAGAGTGCATGTTATGTCGTTTGTACCCCAGATTTGTCACATGATAACTACGATAATATATTAGTGGTCACTTCTCACAAATCACTGTATGCAAGATTTTCAATCATATAACATGAACATAGAGAGCTAGCTATTCTGCACCCTTCAATTTTCCCCATGGTGAATATTGCAACTTGTTTATCTGCTGGAACTGCAACCTGCACATAAATTTGCTCATACCACACTCTTTTTTTCCTCTGTTATATAATGTTGATTTATGCATTGTCAAATTTCAGCTCCCGCACCACTAGGAAAGACCCATGTTCCAGACTTAGAATGGAAGGTTCATGACTTCTCAGCGCTACTTGAGACGAAAGCTACCTCAGTGCTATCTGCTCCTTTTCACTGCTCTGGGTACAATTGGTATGCATCATAACGCGAAAGGAAATTTACAAAATTAATGTATTAGATGTATATAAATACCATCTGGTTTTTTCTAGTGGATATAGTAGCTGTCTGTTAGCTAAGTACATAATAATTTAGGATGTTGATTACTCAGAAATCATGTTTCAGTCAGGTTGAAATATCAACCACAATCTCGCACACCCATGAAAACATCCAGACAATGAAGCTTGATAGGATGCATGAAGTGAAGAAATCAGGCTTGATTTAGTTATGACTTCTAGACTTACTTTGTTTTTCTTCAATTCCCTTCGCAGGTGCCTGCAAGTAACTCCAAAGCACAAACAAGATGCTCAAGTGACTCCAAAGCACAAACAAGATGATAAAGGAAATCCATATGTTGCTCTTTCTCTTATGATGTCCCAGGGATGTTTGGAGCCAGGTCACACGGTGCATGCAGACTTTGAGTTGTCAATATTCAACCATTCAAAAGGAATGTATTATGGATACAAAGGTAGACTCGTGAATGTGTTTTTTCAAGTACATCCATCCTATTTCCCCACACACAAAAAGTAGAGCCATCCTATTAGCTAGGACTCTATATAGTCTTAGTGCATCACAAGTTTGAGCTGTAGATTCCATCATTACAAATCAATACCTATAAATGTTGTAACATGGTCAATTCCTTTTCCCATTAACAAGTCACTTCTTTTTTTTTTCGCTGTGAAGCTTATCCGTTGACTGCAATGTGTGTCACACTTGAGACTCTTCTGATTCAAACACCGTTATAGTCTTCCAGAGTACATAGACATGTTCTTTTTACTTTGATAATCTTTTTTTGGATGTATTTCACTACTTTCATCTCTCCTTAAATGCTTAACAGGGGTGAAAGTTGATTATATGTTTTTTCCTTGCGGGAAAAAGTTGATTATATGTTATTTGGAATATTTTCAAGTTTGTATTTCTCTAGTttactaacttttaactaaacacaGCTAGCCACAACTACGCTTTCCAGAATGGCTACTCGAACAAGGAATGCTTGATTTCTCTTCAGGAGCTACTGAAATCATCTgcttttctagttgatgatagttgTGTCTTTGGTGTGGAGATATTAAAAATTGATGTCTCTTCTCCTGAAAAGAAGGCCGTCGTGGTTCAAAAGAAAGCTACCACAGTTCAGAACCTCTTTATCCAGAAGAAGGGATTCATCAAAGGGACATACACTTGGACCATAAACAATTTCCAAGAATTGGATTCTCAGAACTTTGTCCGTTCTCCTAAATTTGAAGTTGGCGGGCACAAATGGTATTCACCTGTTACCAGTTGCATCATTAATTATATATATACGATGCATGTGTTATCCGATATTATTGCTTATACGTATGCTTTAGCTTACACTTAGTGGCCAGAAGCATTTTTTAGTGCTTTGTGTCAACTCAACAGACATTACCGATGGCCAAGTCTTTGTGCAAGGCAAGGTCTGTTGTCCCTTCAGATATTCCAACAGGACATCTTAGTATGATCTCTAAGCATGGAACCAAAGAACTCTACTTCTAGTATATTTACAATAACATTTTTACTATATTTTACTGTAGTCATGTTTTGCTTAGATTTTTTGTATAATTTTAAGACTCTAATTTTGATGCCGCCAAGTCATGTTCAGAGTTAATGGGTGTACCTGCCAAGCTCAGACACGACTTTCTGAtttcataactaaccacattcttCAAATACATTTTCCCGAGTACGCAATTATATTTGAAGTATCACTTCCCATTCTTGCCAACAGGTACATTGGCATGTATCCGCGTGGTGAGAGGCGCAGAACTGATTGCCTCGCCTTGGGATTGTACCGGGAGTCTGCGGATGAGCTGTCCAGGAAGGTGGTTCAAATTACTCTGTCCATCCTGGACCAAAAGAATGGGAAATACCTCACTAGAACTACAAGTTAAGATCTCCCTAGCAAGAgtgaattgcaagaaaccaccacatttggggcttATCTTGCAGAAAACCACCTGGTCGCTAATCATTTGCAAAAATCACCGCACATTCAGTAAACATTTTGCAAAAAACACTGAACAGGTGATTTAGCCCGTTTAACCATTTTTCTGACTAGTGGGGACGGACTATAAGGAGCTGATTTGGCAACAAATTGACATATACCTCCCTGGATCTTATAAAAGAAAAGCAATCAAGCCCCCCCCCTCCCCGAAGggcatctccttcctctcgccggGAAGAAGCAGGACGGCGGTAGCTGGGCGGAGCTGCAGGCGAGGaacggcagcgcggcggcgggatccggccaggAAGGGCCCGCAGGCAACGGATCCGGCGGAA
Proteins encoded in this window:
- the LOC123180712 gene encoding uncharacterized protein: MGNSGSTAPAPLGKTHVPDLEWKVHDFSALLETKATSVLSAPFHCSGYNWCLQVTPKHKQDAQVTPKHKQDDKGNPYVALSLMMSQGCLEPGHTVHADFELSIFNHSKGMYYGYKASHNYAFQNGYSNKECLISLQELLKSSAFLVDDSCVFGVEILKIDVSSPEKKAVVVQKKATTVQNLFIQKKGFIKGTYTWTINNFQELDSQNFVRSPKFEVGGHKWYIGMYPRGERRRTDCLALGLYRESADELSRKVVQITLSILDQKNGKYLTRTTNLLVCTHPEGWGWIAFLPLKELQDKSRGYLIESKYVLKADFTIFGSSNDG